A genome region from Natronobeatus ordinarius includes the following:
- a CDS encoding ROK family protein, translated as MAYYAGVDLGATNVRAVVAEGDGTTIGSSQNSTPRGPRGVDVTEGVLETLRAACEEAEIDPVQIRSVGIGSIGPFDLAEGAVIDPANLPDTIDRIPLTGPIENLVASEDVYLHNDTNAGVIGERFHSDRNPDDMVYVTISSGIGAGVCCDGVVLDGWDGNAGEVGHCVVDPRGRMTCGCGRDGHWEAYCSGNNIPAYARLLAEDDPTISTALPLEDPDFAAKDVFGLAGEDALADHVIDQLAHWNAIGVTNLVHSFAPLVVSVGGAVALNNEELVVDPIRERVAEMVMTNVPAITVTDLGDDVVVEGALASALTEGTGDRRLLRR; from the coding sequence ATGGCCTACTACGCGGGCGTCGACCTCGGTGCGACGAACGTCCGGGCCGTCGTCGCCGAGGGCGACGGGACGACGATCGGCTCGAGCCAGAACAGCACGCCGCGTGGACCGAGGGGCGTCGACGTGACGGAGGGCGTCCTCGAGACGCTCCGGGCGGCCTGCGAGGAGGCGGAGATCGATCCAGTCCAGATCCGATCCGTCGGTATTGGCTCGATCGGTCCGTTCGACCTCGCGGAGGGGGCGGTGATCGATCCGGCGAACCTCCCGGACACGATCGATCGAATCCCGCTGACGGGCCCCATCGAGAATCTCGTCGCCTCCGAGGACGTGTACCTGCACAACGACACGAACGCGGGCGTCATCGGCGAGCGGTTTCACTCCGATCGAAACCCCGACGACATGGTCTACGTCACGATCTCCTCGGGGATCGGCGCGGGCGTCTGCTGTGACGGCGTCGTCCTGGACGGGTGGGACGGCAACGCCGGCGAGGTCGGCCACTGTGTCGTCGACCCCCGCGGGCGGATGACCTGCGGCTGTGGCCGCGACGGCCACTGGGAGGCGTACTGCTCGGGCAACAACATCCCCGCGTACGCCCGGCTGCTCGCCGAGGACGACCCGACGATCTCGACCGCGTTGCCGCTTGAGGATCCCGACTTCGCCGCGAAGGACGTCTTCGGCCTGGCGGGCGAGGATGCGCTGGCCGATCACGTGATCGATCAGCTGGCCCACTGGAACGCGATCGGCGTGACGAACCTCGTCCACTCGTTCGCCCCGCTCGTCGTCTCCGTCGGCGGCGCGGTCGCGCTCAACAACGAGGAACTCGTCGTCGACCCGATCCGCGAGCGGGTGGCCGAGATGGTCATGACGAACGTCCCCGCGATCACCGTGACCGACCTCGGCGACGACGTCGTCGTCGAAGGGGCGCTCGCGAGCGCACTGACCGAGGGGACCGGCGACCGGCGACTGTTGCGACGGTGA